A single window of Granulicella mallensis MP5ACTX8 DNA harbors:
- a CDS encoding glycosyltransferase family 4 protein, producing the protein MKLLVISHACVTPVNQSFFVDVVQQTGWDVELVIPSSWNSEYKSNLQASRWKDFQGQIHTIPVWKAGNIPLHVYKQTMIGLLRKVRPDVIYVHHEPYGLATAQIYLANRLVDNRPIGFYGAQNILKHYPIPFRWLEHWVLQNSAFCFPVTEGALEVVKQKGYKGIAEVLPLALDEGIYHPEPVWAQAKRAELGIAEDEFVIGYLGRLVEEKGLQAMLHAAQVLQGRRWRCVLVGSGPYEPELRATVEKLGMTDHVFFAGFVPHEEAPGWLSLFDVLVLASETRSNWKEQFGRVILEANACETAVIGTESGEIGNVLRDTGGGLIVPEANIAELGKAMQELAEDPNLTRKLALQGAAAVREKYDQGYLASRFVTIVRNASKQEGSKP; encoded by the coding sequence TTGAAACTCCTCGTCATCAGTCACGCTTGTGTGACACCAGTCAATCAAAGCTTTTTTGTCGATGTAGTCCAGCAAACCGGATGGGATGTCGAACTGGTCATTCCGTCCTCGTGGAATAGTGAATACAAGTCGAACCTGCAGGCCTCGCGATGGAAGGATTTTCAAGGGCAGATTCACACCATTCCTGTCTGGAAAGCTGGCAACATTCCTCTGCATGTCTACAAGCAGACGATGATTGGTTTGCTACGCAAGGTGCGCCCGGATGTGATTTACGTCCATCACGAACCCTACGGACTTGCGACTGCCCAGATCTACCTGGCTAACAGGTTGGTGGACAATCGTCCTATTGGTTTCTATGGTGCCCAGAACATTCTCAAGCACTATCCCATTCCTTTCCGCTGGCTTGAACATTGGGTGCTACAAAACTCTGCTTTCTGTTTTCCTGTGACCGAGGGTGCGCTCGAAGTCGTCAAGCAGAAGGGCTACAAGGGAATCGCCGAGGTTTTGCCCCTCGCCCTGGATGAGGGCATCTATCACCCGGAACCGGTTTGGGCCCAGGCCAAGCGTGCTGAGTTGGGTATCGCTGAAGATGAGTTTGTCATCGGCTATCTCGGTCGATTGGTAGAAGAGAAGGGCCTTCAGGCGATGCTGCACGCGGCGCAGGTGCTGCAGGGCAGGCGCTGGCGCTGCGTTCTGGTCGGGAGCGGACCATATGAGCCAGAGCTTCGTGCCACTGTTGAAAAACTTGGGATGACGGATCATGTTTTTTTTGCCGGTTTTGTTCCCCACGAGGAGGCGCCTGGATGGCTTTCGCTCTTCGACGTGCTCGTCCTTGCATCGGAGACCCGCTCGAACTGGAAAGAACAATTTGGCAGGGTCATTCTCGAGGCCAATGCCTGCGAGACCGCAGTGATTGGCACCGAGTCGGGAGAGATTGGGAACGTCCTCCGCGATACCGGGGGAGGCCTTATTGTGCCTGAAGCCAACATCGCGGAGCTGGGCAAGGCTATGCAGGAATTAGCAGAAGACCCCAATCTGACCCGAAAACTTGCCTTGCAGGGGGCCGCTGCCGTGCGCGAAAAGTACGATCAGGGATATCTCGCTTCACGATTTGTAACGATCGTTCGGAATGCTTCTAAGCAGGAAGGTTCAAAGCCGTAA
- a CDS encoding DUF6798 domain-containing protein has translation MEETVVAKFRTWVMTQYWLGLIPGLLILIYRDFIPKYLANDATRLVSLRLFYDPSFISHDWLLLAHYDEDRLTILFRAIFAPLWFLTKDGIIIALIARACVWIFLLYVIVRLAKALQLPLFALAVGFFYWVDQGQSLGAGEWIFGDAEGKCLAYGCLFLAIEMLLRNRPRWAAVLCGVAFWFHVPVALWTVLAFYVALLISERKNFLKGFVIPALITVAVCLPMALIALRYMGVSAPTPAGISIDWLIVMFRNPHHMDPHHFHGWRELVELVICATLATLSFRLSLGDKKRTFLSLLLFALLGEFACGVLAREANLLGLLKTYPFRAADVLVFFFACLTLPSLIADLLSRASKPRFAQLQPHGARVTAGAVACALLILPTISIGLMKSDKFFVHQFVTSWVAFANHQQTSYSEMTEWIRLNTPKDTVIIAPPWLNDFTLESERATVVNFGRDPHNGLIVEWYQRYCAMNGGPYQTFGTDTETEVQRHYDFLDAAQVQDIHKRYGGQFYFTKIPRSEPNLQLVHANANYYLYAIKD, from the coding sequence ATGGAGGAAACAGTGGTGGCGAAATTCCGTACTTGGGTCATGACACAGTACTGGCTCGGTCTTATACCTGGACTGCTGATTCTGATCTACCGGGACTTCATACCCAAGTACCTCGCGAACGACGCGACTAGGCTCGTGAGTCTAAGGCTCTTTTACGATCCATCATTCATCTCACATGACTGGCTCCTATTAGCGCATTACGACGAGGACCGCCTCACAATCCTATTCAGAGCGATCTTTGCTCCGCTTTGGTTTTTGACAAAGGACGGCATTATCATTGCGCTCATTGCTCGCGCATGCGTTTGGATTTTTCTACTTTACGTCATTGTCCGCCTTGCTAAGGCTCTGCAACTACCACTCTTCGCCTTGGCCGTCGGCTTCTTCTACTGGGTGGATCAAGGACAATCGCTCGGCGCAGGTGAGTGGATCTTTGGCGATGCAGAAGGTAAATGCCTGGCCTACGGATGTCTTTTTCTTGCGATCGAAATGCTGCTGCGTAATCGCCCACGATGGGCGGCAGTTCTCTGCGGCGTTGCGTTTTGGTTTCACGTCCCCGTTGCACTTTGGACGGTGTTGGCGTTTTATGTCGCACTCTTGATTTCTGAACGGAAAAACTTCTTAAAGGGCTTCGTCATTCCCGCTCTGATCACGGTTGCAGTGTGCCTTCCGATGGCCCTCATTGCACTGAGATACATGGGGGTCTCCGCTCCAACTCCCGCCGGTATCTCTATCGACTGGCTGATTGTGATGTTCCGCAATCCACACCACATGGATCCACACCACTTTCATGGCTGGCGCGAACTGGTTGAACTTGTCATTTGCGCCACGTTGGCAACGCTCAGCTTCCGTCTCTCTCTTGGAGACAAGAAAAGGACGTTCCTTTCGTTATTGTTATTCGCGCTGCTCGGCGAATTTGCCTGTGGAGTACTTGCCCGCGAGGCAAACCTTCTGGGTCTGCTTAAAACATACCCATTCCGGGCCGCGGATGTGCTTGTTTTCTTTTTTGCATGCCTCACATTGCCATCGTTGATCGCGGATTTACTTTCTCGTGCATCTAAACCTCGCTTCGCCCAGTTGCAACCCCATGGCGCCAGAGTGACAGCCGGCGCCGTAGCGTGTGCACTCTTGATCTTGCCTACCATCTCTATAGGTTTAATGAAGAGCGATAAGTTCTTCGTACATCAGTTTGTTACCTCATGGGTGGCCTTCGCAAATCACCAGCAAACTTCCTACTCCGAAATGACGGAGTGGATAAGACTCAATACCCCCAAGGACACCGTCATTATCGCGCCTCCATGGCTCAACGACTTCACTTTGGAATCGGAGCGAGCAACGGTTGTCAACTTTGGTCGTGACCCTCACAATGGCTTAATCGTTGAGTGGTACCAACGGTACTGCGCCATGAACGGAGGTCCCTATCAAACGTTTGGGACCGATACAGAAACTGAAGTTCAGCGTCACTACGACTTTCTTGATGCCGCGCAGGTGCAAGATATCCACAAGAGATACGGTGGGCAGTTCTATTTCACAAAGATCCCTCGATCCGAGCCAAATCTTCAGCTCGTTCATGCAAACGCTAACTACTATCTTTATGCAATCAAGGACTGA
- a CDS encoding glycosyltransferase family 4 protein has translation MRILLCSHWFSPSFGGVETISKILAEEFTRAGATVTVVTNTPGPEEDLVYTVVRQPSHKTLRGLARDSDVILQNLISLRTLISLIPSRKPIVVTHQSWLRRTDGTRGLENYAKLLALRACHNVSISKAIAKSLPVDSVVIGNPFEAKAFEGRRDTPRDRDIVFLGRLVSDKGCDLLLHALAELKPKGLTPSLTVIGDGPEMSTLKALTVQLGLTAQVEFLGAVQEGRGEIVARHRIMAVPSVWAEPFGVVALEGVASGCALVSSSQGGLPDAVGPCGLYFPNGDVKALASALEQVLTDPVLRANLISAGSEHLEKFQPAFIAARYLDLFRGLMAS, from the coding sequence ATGCGAATTCTTCTTTGCTCTCATTGGTTCTCTCCCAGCTTTGGTGGCGTTGAAACCATTTCCAAGATTCTGGCAGAAGAGTTTACCCGGGCTGGGGCGACGGTGACCGTCGTAACGAACACGCCTGGCCCTGAAGAAGATCTTGTATATACCGTTGTGCGGCAACCTTCCCACAAGACGCTTCGCGGCCTTGCGCGAGATTCCGATGTCATCTTGCAGAATCTCATCTCCCTTCGCACCCTCATCTCGCTCATCCCAAGCAGGAAGCCGATCGTGGTGACGCATCAAAGTTGGCTCAGGAGAACGGATGGAACGCGAGGCCTCGAGAACTATGCCAAGCTTCTCGCTCTGCGTGCTTGCCACAACGTATCCATCAGCAAGGCTATTGCAAAGTCTTTGCCAGTCGATTCAGTAGTCATCGGAAATCCCTTCGAGGCCAAGGCTTTTGAGGGAAGGCGAGATACCCCGCGCGACAGAGATATCGTGTTCCTTGGCCGACTCGTCTCCGATAAAGGGTGTGATCTTCTCCTTCATGCGCTTGCGGAATTAAAGCCGAAGGGGCTCACTCCATCCTTGACGGTCATTGGGGATGGTCCTGAGATGTCCACTCTGAAGGCACTTACCGTGCAGCTTGGTCTTACGGCACAGGTCGAGTTTCTGGGGGCCGTGCAGGAGGGCAGGGGAGAGATCGTCGCGCGGCATCGGATCATGGCTGTACCTTCAGTGTGGGCTGAACCCTTTGGAGTCGTTGCCCTTGAAGGCGTGGCCTCAGGATGCGCCCTCGTCTCCTCGTCGCAGGGAGGTCTCCCGGACGCGGTTGGCCCCTGCGGCCTCTATTTTCCTAACGGAGACGTAAAGGCCCTGGCCTCGGCGCTTGAACAGGTGCTTACGGATCCTGTACTTCGTGCAAATCTGATTTCCGCCGGTTCTGAGCACTTGGAGAAGTTCCAACCTGCTTTTATCGCTGCGCGCTATCTCGATCTGTTTCGTGGCTTAATGGCTTCCTGA
- a CDS encoding glycosyltransferase family 4 protein, with protein MTLATMRTLQTGDDWIEEKEGGLARYYFELLRHLPATGTTAHGLVVGSPRIAESTGGTVVAFARPEAPILERLRFARKAALAQIDRGQIDLIAAHFALYALPIADRLRKVPTVVHFHGPWAGESGVEGAAKLNARFKQAVENVVYSRTKRFIVLSHSFQQELVRRYGVAEELIRIVPGGIDIERFNMTLSRAEARQRLGWPNDRPILLTIRRQVRRMGLEDLIHAAKLLVQQQPDLLLLLGGSGPISGELKSLIVELGLENSVRLLGRIDDADLPTAYRAADMTIVPSQSLEGFGLITLESLAAGTPVYVTPVGGLPEIVQPFAPECVFGGTSSVEIASVLGEVLRGARPVPTEDACRAYAVNGYSWPYIAEQVRHVYDEAMG; from the coding sequence ATGACCCTAGCCACGATGAGAACGCTGCAGACAGGCGACGATTGGATCGAGGAGAAGGAAGGTGGCCTGGCTCGCTACTATTTCGAACTGCTTCGGCATCTTCCGGCTACCGGTACGACGGCCCATGGGCTTGTCGTCGGCTCCCCTCGGATAGCTGAATCGACCGGCGGTACTGTCGTTGCGTTCGCCCGTCCAGAGGCTCCAATACTGGAGCGATTACGGTTTGCTCGAAAGGCGGCATTGGCTCAGATTGACAGAGGTCAAATTGATCTCATCGCCGCACACTTCGCGCTTTACGCCCTTCCTATCGCTGACCGGTTGCGGAAGGTCCCGACCGTAGTGCATTTTCATGGTCCCTGGGCAGGGGAGAGTGGCGTTGAAGGCGCGGCAAAACTGAATGCTCGTTTCAAGCAAGCGGTAGAGAATGTGGTCTACTCCCGGACAAAACGTTTCATCGTTCTTTCGCATTCCTTTCAGCAGGAACTGGTTCGCCGATACGGGGTTGCCGAGGAACTCATTCGAATCGTCCCTGGTGGAATCGATATCGAACGCTTCAATATGACGCTCAGCCGTGCTGAGGCAAGACAGCGCCTGGGATGGCCGAACGACCGCCCCATCCTTCTCACTATCCGCCGACAAGTTCGTCGTATGGGGCTTGAAGACCTCATTCATGCGGCGAAACTGCTCGTTCAGCAGCAACCCGATCTCCTCCTGCTGCTAGGTGGCTCTGGCCCTATCTCCGGGGAATTGAAAAGCCTAATCGTCGAACTTGGCCTGGAAAATAGCGTTCGTCTGCTGGGCCGGATTGACGATGCCGATCTTCCAACAGCCTACCGTGCCGCAGATATGACCATCGTTCCATCACAGTCGCTCGAAGGTTTCGGTCTGATCACTCTCGAATCACTTGCTGCGGGCACACCCGTCTATGTCACTCCTGTCGGTGGGTTACCCGAAATCGTGCAGCCCTTCGCTCCTGAGTGTGTCTTCGGTGGAACCTCTTCAGTGGAGATCGCAAGCGTCCTCGGTGAGGTGCTTCGAGGGGCCCGGCCGGTCCCGACGGAGGATGCTTGCCGTGCCTACGCTGTCAATGGCTATTCCTGGCCATACATCGCAGAGCAGGTCCGCCATGTGTATGACGAGGCCATGGGATGA
- a CDS encoding glycosyltransferase family 2 protein — protein MADNRLNLADNLLLPLISICIPTYQRPDLLAEALESCFAQTYAQFEIVIGDDSQDVDTEQLIARYESAHPGRIRYERHVPSLGQNRNVNDLFARAQGGRLLLLHDDDRLLPNALADLAKLWEALPTLDAAFGKQILIEHDGRPTVEERTKALNDGYHRVAANAGRQSIPVVAGLQRMFPNDGFLVTTELARTIGYRSMEEIGHACDTDFGLRLCAAARDIWFLDEFTMQYRLTGESISKYAIVAPYTYDMLAALRVPSAAESMLGEARREIAPSAVSGFTQLGQPKRAWQVFQSSDYPLRKRFSARGIYHLLLIAKSFFAKH, from the coding sequence ATGGCGGACAATCGGTTAAACTTGGCGGATAACCTCCTACTCCCACTGATATCTATTTGTATTCCGACTTACCAGCGTCCCGATTTACTGGCTGAGGCGTTAGAATCCTGTTTTGCTCAAACCTATGCTCAGTTCGAAATTGTTATCGGTGACGATTCTCAAGATGTAGACACCGAGCAATTGATAGCTCGTTATGAGAGCGCACATCCCGGCCGTATCCGCTATGAGCGTCATGTTCCGTCGCTAGGACAGAACCGTAACGTCAACGACCTTTTTGCTCGGGCGCAGGGAGGTCGACTACTCCTCCTGCATGACGATGATCGGCTGCTGCCGAATGCTCTTGCGGATTTGGCGAAGCTTTGGGAAGCCCTGCCCACATTGGATGCCGCCTTTGGCAAGCAAATTCTAATCGAACATGATGGGCGTCCCACAGTGGAGGAGCGAACGAAAGCTCTGAATGATGGTTACCATCGTGTTGCTGCAAACGCCGGCAGACAGTCGATTCCGGTTGTCGCGGGCCTGCAGCGTATGTTTCCCAACGACGGTTTCCTCGTTACTACAGAGCTCGCCCGCACGATCGGTTATCGTTCAATGGAAGAGATTGGCCACGCCTGTGATACCGACTTTGGTTTGCGTCTGTGTGCGGCGGCCCGAGATATTTGGTTTCTGGACGAGTTCACCATGCAGTATCGGCTCACCGGCGAATCCATCAGTAAATACGCCATCGTTGCGCCTTATACCTATGACATGCTGGCCGCATTGCGCGTGCCTTCTGCCGCTGAGTCGATGCTTGGAGAGGCTAGACGTGAGATTGCACCCAGCGCAGTCTCGGGTTTTACCCAGCTTGGCCAGCCCAAGCGAGCCTGGCAGGTCTTTCAATCCTCTGATTATCCGCTGCGCAAACGGTTTAGCGCACGAGGGATCTATCATCTTTTGCTGATTGCGAAATCTTTCTTCGCAAAGCATTGA
- a CDS encoding acyltransferase family protein — MPKALSPQLNRPDQIHALTSLRFFAALYVVFFHEFPGSQKIPSLILHLISLGFISVSFFFLLSGYILAIVYLPRTKLETRSFGVARFARIYPLLFITLLADTPFLLNQRTAIYGIKPAIVKTIGTLIGNMLLLQAWTAKLQYALNEPAWSLSVEAFFYASFPIIGKALWRLHGRSLWYTATAVYVGGQLAVWLLTVPLHMGELKFHPLLHLSTFALGILLARWQRDNNAQMAPAGPPAMLLYATLVLSTAAFFAIVQLGHRVPYTNLQHGLLAPLFAAVIWALSYPQFRVSQWLSQRWLVVLGESSFGLYLLHAVVLHWYVGTSKKMTGEQFAVYLFLCVGLSVLSFYYFETPVRRWLISAFKSRSRETLEAASDA; from the coding sequence ATGCCAAAGGCACTCTCGCCTCAACTGAATCGTCCCGATCAGATTCATGCGCTTACTTCCCTGAGATTTTTTGCGGCACTATATGTCGTTTTCTTTCATGAGTTTCCAGGGTCACAAAAGATTCCATCGCTCATCCTGCATTTGATCAGCCTGGGGTTTATCTCGGTAAGTTTCTTTTTTCTGCTGTCCGGCTACATCCTGGCAATCGTTTACCTCCCAAGAACCAAGCTGGAGACGCGCAGCTTCGGCGTAGCTAGATTCGCCCGTATATATCCGTTGCTTTTTATAACACTTTTAGCTGATACACCATTTCTACTGAATCAGAGAACCGCTATTTATGGTATAAAGCCTGCCATTGTCAAAACGATTGGCACGCTTATTGGCAACATGCTGTTACTCCAAGCCTGGACGGCGAAACTGCAGTATGCCCTTAACGAACCGGCATGGTCACTTTCTGTAGAAGCCTTCTTTTATGCAAGCTTTCCTATCATAGGAAAAGCGTTATGGCGGTTGCACGGAAGATCGCTTTGGTACACCGCAACTGCGGTGTACGTGGGTGGTCAGTTGGCAGTTTGGCTTCTTACCGTTCCCTTGCATATGGGAGAACTAAAATTTCATCCATTGCTTCATCTGTCTACATTTGCGCTGGGCATTTTATTGGCTCGCTGGCAGCGAGACAATAATGCACAAATGGCACCCGCAGGGCCACCCGCGATGCTTCTTTATGCGACTCTTGTTTTGTCTACTGCAGCTTTCTTTGCGATTGTGCAACTCGGACATCGAGTTCCTTACACAAATCTTCAGCATGGTCTCCTGGCCCCATTGTTTGCCGCTGTGATCTGGGCTCTATCTTACCCACAGTTTCGTGTCTCACAATGGCTTAGCCAGCGATGGCTCGTAGTGCTCGGAGAGTCCAGCTTTGGGCTGTACCTGTTGCATGCTGTTGTCCTGCATTGGTACGTAGGGACTAGCAAAAAAATGACAGGCGAACAGTTCGCGGTGTATCTCTTCTTGTGCGTTGGATTAAGCGTGCTCAGCTTCTATTACTTTGAGACGCCGGTCAGGAGATGGTTAATTAGCGCGTTTAAATCCCGTAGCCGAGAAACGCTCGAAGCTGCCTCTGATGCTTAG
- a CDS encoding glycosyltransferase family 4 protein, giving the protein MKILYVDQTGQLGGGELAILPWLRAHPEGAHVVLFEDGPFRPLIEECGIPVDVFTLDTLKGVRRESGVRSILSALPAFASLRGRLARLAAGFDLLYANSQKAFLLAALSKRRGQPLIWHLRDILTAEHFSPILRKLAVFAGNRYASVIIANSHATAESFVAAGGLRHKVRVVHDGIDPRPFDSITPEAIAVLRKEIGSESSPMIGIFGRLSPWKGQHILLEAISAIPGAHAVLIGDALFGESVYAEGLKLRANQPDIAGRVHFLGFRRDIPALMQAMDIIVHASTSPEPFGLVIVEGMLARKPVIATRAGGAIEIIQEGESGMLVTPGSISELRTAIERLLSDPAATERLSRDGRRRAEMFSLEALFQGISTVIGEFKSRDSDLH; this is encoded by the coding sequence ATGAAGATTCTTTATGTCGATCAGACTGGTCAGCTCGGAGGCGGAGAGCTGGCAATCCTTCCCTGGCTTCGAGCCCACCCCGAAGGTGCACATGTTGTTCTCTTTGAGGATGGCCCTTTTCGCCCTCTGATAGAGGAGTGCGGCATTCCTGTAGACGTGTTTACTTTAGATACGCTCAAAGGGGTGCGGCGAGAGTCGGGGGTGAGATCCATTCTTTCTGCTTTGCCGGCATTTGCTTCTCTCCGCGGACGGCTTGCGAGGTTAGCTGCGGGTTTCGATCTTCTCTACGCCAATTCGCAGAAGGCTTTTCTGCTCGCAGCGCTCTCCAAACGTCGCGGACAACCGCTTATCTGGCATCTGCGCGACATCCTTACCGCCGAACATTTCAGCCCGATCCTCCGAAAGCTCGCGGTCTTTGCCGGCAATCGGTATGCCTCGGTTATCATCGCCAACTCCCATGCGACGGCAGAATCCTTCGTGGCAGCTGGAGGCCTTCGGCACAAAGTACGAGTCGTACATGACGGAATCGATCCTCGGCCGTTCGATAGCATTACCCCTGAGGCAATCGCAGTGCTTCGGAAGGAGATCGGCTCGGAGTCCAGCCCCATGATCGGGATCTTTGGACGTCTCTCTCCATGGAAAGGGCAGCACATCCTTCTGGAAGCCATCAGTGCCATTCCTGGGGCACATGCCGTTCTGATCGGAGACGCTCTCTTTGGTGAAAGCGTCTATGCGGAAGGTCTGAAGCTTCGGGCAAATCAGCCGGATATTGCCGGCAGGGTTCACTTCCTCGGTTTTCGAAGAGACATCCCCGCGCTGATGCAGGCTATGGATATCATCGTCCACGCTTCCACCTCTCCTGAGCCATTCGGATTGGTGATTGTGGAGGGAATGCTCGCCCGAAAGCCTGTTATCGCAACCCGCGCAGGCGGAGCCATCGAAATTATCCAAGAGGGAGAAAGCGGAATGCTTGTCACCCCCGGTTCGATCTCGGAGCTGCGTACAGCAATCGAAAGGCTCCTGTCCGATCCCGCCGCGACAGAACGGCTCTCTCGGGACGGACGCCGCAGGGCAGAGATGTTCTCACTTGAGGCCTTGTTTCAAGGCATCTCGACCGTAATCGGTGAGTTTAAGTCACGCGATTCCGACCTGCACTGA
- a CDS encoding glycosyltransferase family 4 protein, translated as MRIALVTHKVDFQDGQGRVNYEIAKAALDRGHSVTVIAEYCSSEIANHPRGRFICAREIPIPTQLLRNIYFAEKSARWLRQHRDEFDIIQANGFVTWEPADIVAVHFVHSAWLRNPFFPFHWSSFSPYAYYQRLITIINGHYEKKAFRSADKLIAVSRFTAGEVAEYGISQEKLVVVHNGVDIEEFHPGPAVRSEFGLSEEIPLALFVGDIKTTRKNLETVLKAMQSVPELHLVVAGKVEGSPYPAIAEELKVSDRVHFIGKTSKIASLMRSVDFFVFPSRYEAHPLVLLEAMASGLPVVVSGNFGAADYIHAGGRVFDDPNDASALATIMEELVRFPEKRKSMGVAAREQALNMQWSQTAAGYLDVYEELLEKRRQSASAGHLSMDDVANSQEKK; from the coding sequence ATGCGCATCGCTCTCGTAACCCACAAGGTGGATTTTCAGGACGGCCAGGGACGCGTTAACTATGAGATCGCTAAGGCGGCACTTGACCGTGGACATAGCGTAACGGTGATCGCGGAGTATTGCTCCTCAGAGATCGCGAATCATCCTCGCGGACGTTTTATCTGCGCCCGCGAGATCCCGATTCCTACTCAACTTTTACGCAATATCTACTTCGCCGAGAAGAGCGCACGTTGGCTCCGGCAGCATCGCGACGAATTCGATATTATCCAGGCGAACGGTTTCGTCACCTGGGAACCTGCCGATATCGTAGCCGTGCATTTCGTGCACAGCGCGTGGCTCAGGAATCCGTTCTTTCCGTTTCACTGGTCTTCCTTTTCCCCCTATGCCTACTATCAGCGCTTGATCACGATCATCAACGGACACTATGAGAAAAAGGCGTTCAGGAGCGCAGATAAGCTGATCGCTGTCTCCCGGTTTACGGCTGGAGAAGTCGCCGAGTATGGAATCTCGCAAGAGAAGCTTGTTGTCGTCCACAACGGCGTGGATATAGAGGAGTTTCACCCAGGCCCTGCCGTCAGGTCGGAGTTTGGTCTGTCGGAGGAGATTCCCCTTGCGCTTTTCGTTGGAGATATCAAGACGACACGCAAGAATCTTGAGACTGTTCTGAAAGCCATGCAGTCTGTGCCCGAGCTTCATCTGGTGGTTGCAGGCAAGGTGGAAGGAAGTCCCTATCCGGCTATTGCGGAGGAGTTGAAGGTGAGCGATCGTGTTCACTTTATCGGCAAAACGTCGAAGATTGCCTCTCTGATGCGTTCCGTCGATTTCTTTGTCTTTCCATCGCGCTACGAAGCACATCCTCTGGTATTGCTTGAGGCCATGGCTTCCGGACTTCCGGTGGTTGTCTCTGGCAATTTCGGCGCGGCTGATTACATTCACGCGGGAGGCAGAGTATTCGACGATCCCAATGATGCCTCGGCGCTTGCGACGATCATGGAAGAGCTGGTCCGTTTCCCAGAGAAGCGCAAGAGCATGGGCGTGGCAGCGCGTGAGCAGGCGTTGAATATGCAATGGTCACAGACCGCTGCAGGTTATCTCGATGTCTACGAGGAACTCCTCGAAAAGCGGAGACAATCGGCTTCTGCCGGGCATCTATCGATGGACGATGTGGCCAATTCTCAGGAGAAGAAATGA